A section of the Pan paniscus chromosome 11, NHGRI_mPanPan1-v2.0_pri, whole genome shotgun sequence genome encodes:
- the NDUFA8 gene encoding NADH dehydrogenase [ubiquinone] 1 alpha subcomplex subunit 8 has product MPGIVELPTLEELKVDEVKISSAVLKAAAHHYGAQCDKPNKEFMLCRWEEKDPRRCLEEGKLVNKCALDFFRQIKRHCAEPFTEYWTCIDYTGQQLFRHCRKQQAKFDECVLDKLGWVRPDLGELSKVTKVKTDRPLPENPYHSRPRPDPSPEIEGDLQPATHGSRFYFWTK; this is encoded by the exons GTGAAAATTAGTTCTGCTGTGCTTAAAGCTGCGGCCCATCACTATGGAGCTCAATGTGATAAGCCCAACAAGGAGTTTATGCTCTGCCGCTGGGAAGAGAAAGATCCGAGGCGGTGTTTAGAGGAAGGCAAACTGGTCAACAAGTGTGCTTTGGACTTCTTTAG GCAGATAAAACGTCACTGTGCAGAGCCTTTTACAGAATATTGGACTTGCATTGATTATACTGGCCAGCAGTTATTTCGTCACTGTCGCAAACAGCAGGCAAAGTTTGACGAGTGTGTGCTGGACAAACTGGGCTGGGTGCGGCCTGACCTGGGAGAACTGTCAAAG GTCACCAAAGTGAAAACAGATCGACCTTTACCGGAGAATCCCTATCACTCAAGACCAAGACCGGATCCCAGCCCTGAGATCGAGGGAGATCTGCAGCCTGCCACACATGGCAGCCGCTTTTATTTCTGGACCAAGTAA